A region of the Pseudomonas cannabina genome:
ACAGTGAACGTGCCGTCCAGGGTGTAGAAAAATGAGGACGTATGCGCCTGATTCGCGAGCCAGCGTCGGACAATCAGTCCCAGGATAGGCGTTTGCACCCGGCCAACGCTCAACACGCCCTGATAGCCCTTGGCTTGGGCTGCGATGGTATACGCACGTGACATACTCAGGCCGTACAACAAATCACCGGCAGTACGGGCATAGGTCTTCTGATAGATGCCAAAAAAGTCGCTATTGTCTTTCAGATTGGCTAAGGAGACGCTGATTTATTCTAAAACCCAGCTGTTGCCCCCAGATAAATCAAGGCCTCCAGAGCGTTGCAGGGACGAAAAATCGAATAAATCAGCGCCTCCCTAAGGACTTTTTGACCGCATTAGGGGTGTTGTCACTGATTAATACCCGTTTTACCGTTTTGGTGTACCCCGCAAAAAGAATCAGCTCGTCTACCAGCAGTTGCCCTTCATCGTCGGGGTCGCCGCCATGCACAATTTCATCCGCCTCCTTGATTAGATTAATGACGTTGCGCGTGTGATCTGCTTTGTCGGGGATGACTTCATATTGCAAGGGAAACAGATTCAACGGCAAGTCGTCTTGTTTCCACTGCTTATAGCTGGGATTGTAAGCCTCCGGATCGACAGATTTAAGCAAGTGGCCAATGCACCACGTGACTTTATCTTCTCCGCACTCAAAGTAACCGTTCTTTTTTGACGGCTTTCCGTCTGTCAAGGCGTTTGCGATGTCCAGGGCAAGAGCAGGTTTTTCAGCGATATACAGTTTCATGATTCAACCTATATATTCATTCGATTTGTCGCCACAAATAGGGCGGAATTTTATCAAAGGAGCGACCGGTTGCTATTTCGACGCCGCGATGGTCAGCAGCCGCCAAAACGGACAGCGCCTCATCAGCGGTCACTTTTTTAAGCAGCCGCTCGACCATAAAGTCGAGGGTTTCTTGTTTGCTACAACGTCGAAACTTCAACAAGTACGATTGTTTGTTCAATGGACTAGCCCCGGACCTTACCGAATGTGTCCAGTATCATATCAGAGTAGGCCGGATCGGAGCCTTCACAGCGTCCTAAAAATGCTTTCCGAGCATCAAACGTTGGTTGCGGTCTGAACTTGCCGCGTTTCTTGACTTCGATGCTGAAAAACTTCTTCTCGGCGGATTGGCAATCTGCACCACCACTATTGCCTGTCAACTTGCCGTACATGCACAGCGTGACGGTGCAAGCGTCCGTCTCGCCGGCATGTGCGTAAGCGATTACCCCAAGCCAAAGGAGCAGACCCGCAAAAGCGATTCTCTGTGTCCTATTGAAGGTATTCATTTTTCAGCCCCTCATGAGGTGGTAGGGTTAAAACCTGATACAGGCGGCCCCGTAATATTTCGTTGATTTCC
Encoded here:
- a CDS encoding DNA topoisomerase; protein product: MSVSLANLKDNSDFFGIYQKTYARTAGDLLYGLSMSRAYTIAAQAKGYQGVLSVGRVQTPILGLIVRRWLANQAHTSSFFYTLDGTFTVGGNTFTARLKPSEDLLKDDKGRVIDKAAIDRVGVAACNRNGPDLQSSRFSTRIDCIYPSQQTGIICE
- a CDS encoding toprim domain-containing protein; translation: MKLYIAEKPALALDIANALTDGKPSKKNGYFECGEDKVTWCIGHLLKSVDPEAYNPSYKQWKQDDLPLNLFPLQYEVIPDKADHTRNVINLIKEADEIVHGGDPDDEGQLLVDELILFAGYTKTVKRVLISDNTPNAVKKSLGRR
- a CDS encoding Hha/YmoA family nucleoid-associated regulatory protein — encoded protein: MNKQSYLLKFRRCSKQETLDFMVERLLKKVTADEALSVLAAADHRGVEIATGRSFDKIPPYLWRQIE
- a CDS encoding TrbM/KikA/MpfK family conjugal transfer protein, which encodes MNTFNRTQRIAFAGLLLWLGVIAYAHAGETDACTVTLCMYGKLTGNSGGADCQSAEKKFFSIEVKKRGKFRPQPTFDARKAFLGRCEGSDPAYSDMILDTFGKVRG